A stretch of Bacillota bacterium DNA encodes these proteins:
- a CDS encoding energy-coupling factor transporter ATPase: MSIKVINLSYVYMKGTPFQRMALDDINIEINKGEFVGIIGHTGSGKSTLVQHFNGLLKPTQGKVIVNGIDTSSKDLKELRKQVGIVFQYPEHQLFEETVYKDIAFGLRKFRMESNIIDKKINRAIEIVGLDKSILEKSPFELSGGQKRRVAIAGVLVMEPEIIVLDEPAAGLDPNGRNEIFHFIERLYRDFGVTVILVSHNMEEITRLVKRVIVMNKGRVEMDGCVKEIFKNTEKLEQLGLSAPQITYLMKKLKKVFPDIDDNIYTVKDAKMEILRHLKNFKGDRYD; this comes from the coding sequence ATGTCCATAAAAGTTATAAACCTTTCTTATGTTTATATGAAAGGGACTCCATTTCAGAGAATGGCACTGGATGATATAAATATTGAAATTAATAAAGGAGAATTTGTTGGTATAATTGGGCATACCGGTTCGGGAAAGTCTACCCTTGTACAACACTTTAACGGCTTGCTTAAACCTACACAGGGTAAAGTAATAGTAAATGGTATAGATACATCGAGTAAGGATTTAAAGGAGTTACGAAAACAAGTTGGTATTGTGTTCCAATACCCTGAACATCAGTTGTTCGAAGAGACTGTTTATAAAGATATTGCTTTCGGGCTTAGAAAATTCCGAATGGAAAGCAATATAATAGATAAAAAGATAAATAGGGCCATTGAAATTGTAGGATTAGATAAAAGTATATTGGAAAAATCGCCTTTTGAACTTTCAGGAGGTCAGAAACGAAGAGTGGCTATAGCAGGTGTGCTGGTTATGGAGCCTGAAATAATAGTGCTGGATGAACCGGCTGCGGGACTTGATCCAAATGGAAGGAATGAAATATTTCATTTCATTGAAAGACTTTACAGGGATTTTGGCGTTACAGTTATTCTTGTATCTCATAATATGGAAGAGATAACAAGATTGGTGAAAAGAGTAATAGTAATGAATAAGGGCAGGGTTGAAATGGACGGATGTGTGAAGGAGATTTTTAAAAATACGGAGAAGCTGGAACAACTGGGGCTTTCTGCCCCCCAGATAACTTACCTAATGAAGAAATTAAAGAAAGTATTCCCTGATATTGATGATAATATTTATACTGTTAAAGATGCGAAAATGGAGATATTGAGGCATCTAAAAAATTTTAAAGGTGATAGGTATGATTAG
- a CDS encoding ROK family protein, with amino-acid sequence MYYIGIDLGGTNIAAGLVDENGVIIRKDSIPTLREREYPDILKDMAMLSLKLINEAGIDIKEVKSIGIGAPGTPDNKNGILLYANNLKFKNVPMRAEMQKYVNLPILIENDANCAALAESVAGAASDVKHSITITLGTGIGGGIVIDGKVYAGFNGAAAEVGHMTIVVDGELCTCGRKGCWEAYGSAMALIEQTKKAANENPDSLINKLVEGDLSKISAKTPFDAAKQGDKTAKKVVDRYLKYVAEGLTNLINIFTPEVLVIGGGVSKEGEYLLKPLREHICRDVYAKDVPQTQLRVAKMGNDAGIVGAAMLGKMI; translated from the coding sequence ATGTATTATATTGGAATTGACCTGGGAGGGACTAATATAGCAGCGGGATTAGTGGATGAAAACGGTGTTATCATACGTAAGGACAGTATTCCAACCTTGAGGGAAAGAGAATATCCTGATATTTTAAAGGATATGGCAATGCTTTCCTTAAAATTGATAAATGAGGCGGGAATAGATATCAAAGAGGTAAAGAGTATAGGTATTGGTGCACCGGGTACACCGGATAATAAAAATGGAATATTGTTATACGCAAATAATTTGAAATTTAAAAATGTTCCCATGAGAGCAGAGATGCAAAAATATGTAAACTTGCCCATATTAATTGAAAATGACGCAAATTGTGCAGCATTGGCTGAAAGTGTTGCGGGTGCTGCAAGTGATGTAAAACATTCAATTACAATAACCCTTGGTACCGGAATTGGTGGAGGTATCGTTATTGATGGAAAGGTATACGCCGGATTTAATGGTGCAGCTGCTGAAGTTGGCCATATGACAATAGTTGTTGATGGAGAATTATGTACTTGTGGAAGAAAGGGCTGTTGGGAAGCTTATGGCTCTGCTATGGCTTTAATTGAGCAGACTAAAAAAGCAGCAAATGAAAACCCTGATTCTTTAATAAACAAGCTGGTGGAAGGAGATTTAAGTAAAATTAGCGCAAAAACTCCTTTTGACGCGGCGAAACAGGGAGATAAAACGGCAAAAAAAGTGGTTGATAGGTATTTAAAGTATGTGGCGGAAGGACTCACAAACCTGATAAATATATTTACACCTGAGGTATTGGTAATTGGCGGAGGTGTGAGTAAAGAAGGGGAATACTTGTTAAAACCTTTAAGGGAGCATATATGCAGGGATGTTTATGCCAAGGATGTACCTCAGACCCAATTAAGGGTTGCAAAGATGGGAAATGATGCAGGAATTGTAGGAGCAGCAATGCTCGGTAAGATGATTTGA
- a CDS encoding energy-coupling factor transporter transmembrane protein EcfT, which yields MIRDITLGQYIPGESAIHRADPRVKIILSLIYMILIFIVDNYTGFFMLTIFTIMVIVISRIPLKYTLKGLKPIAFIVIFTVIINLFTTKGTPIIQYGFIKITLEGMDIAVKLALRLSLLVITASLLTLTTTPILLTDAIESLMRPLQGIGIPAHEIAMMMTISLRFIPTLLEETDKIMKAQASRGADFDTGNFVQRAKSFIPVLVPLFVSAFRRADDMAIAMEARCYRGSKGRTRMKQLKISSIDYKIITVMAIMVFVLLYLQYM from the coding sequence ATGATTAGGGATATTACACTTGGACAATATATACCGGGAGAATCTGCCATACACAGGGCTGACCCGAGAGTAAAAATAATACTTTCATTAATATATATGATTCTTATATTTATAGTCGATAATTACACGGGATTTTTCATGTTGACTATATTTACCATAATGGTTATAGTAATTTCCCGAATACCATTGAAATATACTTTGAAGGGATTAAAACCAATTGCCTTTATTGTTATTTTTACTGTTATTATAAATTTATTTACTACAAAAGGTACACCAATTATACAATATGGGTTTATAAAAATTACATTAGAAGGTATGGATATAGCGGTAAAACTAGCATTAAGGCTATCATTGCTGGTTATTACAGCTTCATTGTTAACTTTAACGACTACCCCCATACTTCTTACAGACGCTATTGAGAGCCTGATGAGACCTTTACAAGGTATTGGTATACCGGCCCACGAAATAGCAATGATGATGACCATATCTTTAAGGTTTATACCCACGTTATTGGAAGAAACAGATAAAATTATGAAAGCCCAGGCCTCTAGAGGAGCAGATTTTGATACGGGAAACTTTGTACAAAGAGCAAAAAGTTTTATCCCTGTTCTTGTCCCGCTATTTGTAAGTGCCTTCAGACGTGCCGATGATATGGCAATTGCCATGGAAGCTAGGTGTTATAGAGGAAGTAAGGGAAGGACAAGAATGAAACAATTGAAAATTAGTTCAATAGATTATAAAATAATAACAGTAATGGCAATTATGGTGTTCGTGTTGCTTTATTTACAATATATGTAA
- a CDS encoding energy-coupling factor transporter ATPase, producing MESNFIEVINVSHIYKTEETESGIEALSKINVNIEKGKFTVILGRNGSGKSTLAKLMNALLLPSEGVVLVKGINTKEEVNIWEVRRITGMVFQNPDNQIVGTTVEEDVAFGPENLGLPPAEIRRRVDEVLDIVGMREYSKDSPYLLSGGQKQRVAIAGILAMKPECIVLDEATAMLDPMGRKEVMAVLKKLNKEEKITIVHITHNMDEACMADRVIVIDDGSVVIDGTPKEVFSDVEKIKKLRLDVPQVTELLYELEKEGYVLPRGVLTVDEAFSVISKLMRLSRR from the coding sequence ATGGAGAGCAATTTTATTGAAGTAATAAATGTAAGCCACATTTATAAGACTGAAGAAACGGAAAGTGGAATTGAAGCACTTTCAAAAATAAATGTAAATATTGAAAAAGGTAAGTTTACCGTAATATTGGGCAGGAACGGTTCCGGAAAATCTACATTGGCAAAACTTATGAATGCTTTACTATTGCCTTCCGAAGGGGTAGTGTTGGTAAAAGGTATTAATACAAAAGAGGAAGTTAATATATGGGAAGTAAGACGTATTACAGGCATGGTTTTTCAAAATCCTGATAATCAAATAGTGGGGACTACTGTTGAAGAGGATGTCGCTTTCGGGCCTGAAAACCTAGGGCTGCCTCCGGCAGAAATAAGAAGGCGTGTTGATGAAGTACTGGATATAGTGGGAATGAGAGAATATAGCAAAGATTCTCCTTATCTTCTTTCGGGGGGTCAGAAGCAAAGAGTTGCTATTGCCGGAATACTGGCAATGAAACCTGAATGCATAGTACTGGACGAAGCCACTGCTATGTTGGATCCTATGGGAAGAAAAGAAGTAATGGCTGTCTTGAAAAAATTAAATAAAGAGGAAAAGATAACAATTGTACATATTACTCATAATATGGATGAAGCCTGTATGGCAGACAGAGTTATTGTTATTGATGATGGTTCAGTTGTAATTGACGGTACGCCAAAAGAAGTATTTTCCGATGTAGAAAAAATTAAAAAGCTTAGGTTGGATGTTCCACAAGTTACAGAATTGCTATATGAATTGGAAAAAGAGGGCTATGTTTTGCCCAGGGGAGTGCTTACTGTTGATGAAGCATTTAGCGTGATTTCAAAGCTTATGCGACTTTCAAGGAGGTAA
- the rplQ gene encoding 50S ribosomal protein L17 translates to MPLQRKLGRPTDQRMAILKGLVTSLIANGKVETTEARAKEVKNIAEKLIALAVKEVDNFTSRQIKISAARLDSSGRKITKSVTSKNNKKYEVVEREEKTDMVTVDNPSRLHARRQIMKWVYRIKDNKGNRINVVNKLFDEIAPKYKDRKGGYTRIYKLGPRKGDAAQMVILELVD, encoded by the coding sequence ATGCCGCTGCAAAGAAAATTAGGACGTCCGACTGACCAAAGAATGGCGATCTTAAAGGGCCTTGTAACATCACTAATAGCAAATGGCAAAGTAGAAACAACAGAAGCAAGGGCGAAGGAAGTGAAAAATATTGCTGAAAAATTAATAGCCCTTGCAGTAAAAGAAGTTGATAATTTTACATCAAGACAAATTAAAATTAGTGCAGCAAGATTAGATAGCTCGGGCAGAAAAATAACGAAATCCGTTACATCAAAAAACAATAAAAAATATGAAGTCGTAGAGAGAGAAGAAAAAACTGATATGGTAACGGTAGATAATCCTTCAAGACTGCATGCGAGAAGGCAAATAATGAAGTGGGTTTACAGAATAAAGGATAACAAGGGGAATAGAATAAATGTAGTAAACAAGCTATTTGATGAGATTGCACCTAAGTATAAAGACAGAAAAGGCGGATATACCCGGATTTACAAGCTAGGTCCCAGAAAAGGGGATGCTGCACAAATGGTTATCCTTGAGTTGGTTGATTAA